Part of the Mustelus asterias unplaced genomic scaffold, sMusAst1.hap1.1 HAP1_SCAFFOLD_94, whole genome shotgun sequence genome, tcagcagggcagacaaatcgctgaatttcttcccacactcagagcaggtgaatggcctctccctgatgtgaagtcgctggtgattcctcagggtggatgaatcacgaaatccccttccaaactcagagcgggtgaacggtgtctccacagtgaggctgcatcgaagggtttccagcttcgagggacaattgaatcccttcccacagtccctacatttccatggtctgagtGTCTTTGTACATCTCCAGGTTCAGATGAAGGTTTGACGCCACAGATAACACAGAcatggtctctcctcactgtgaatccttcgatcttttccaggctgtgtaactggttaaagctctttccacagtcagttcactggaatactctcactcgagtggatgtgtctcagtgattttccagtcacactgatgtttaaacagtttgaagggacagacaaacatttcccattctagtttcaaatgccgatggtattcagatcctgaataattgggtgactctgtcagatcctaacgtcatgtttgttgagatttgtgtctgtaaattctccccttctaatagcctgtgaaagaaattcacaaaaatcagtgctgtcagtacaggataaaaactcagaacagacaattctagtttatgtggaacattctttcctctcattcttgaaaatgtgtaaatctccattccaaacactctccctccattctcactttgctggacctgaaatagacattgtcctgagggtgctgattcatcctaatcgacagatccgtgctgactgtttcatgtacaggacacatattcccgaaatcttcacacaggcttgtgtctaagcatataaaaaatttgcatatttagtggactaaaaatgtatgcaatattcagaactctattacatgattagagatacaGATGGGTGCGGAAGAACGTGACTTAGGGAGCAAGCAAtcatgttctggaactcactgacgatgagagtggtggaagtggagacgaccagtgatttcaaaataaaattggtcgggcacttgaaggaatgaaacgtactggggaacagggatatcgaggaaaaatggcactgagtggATTCCCCGACAGAGACTTGGCACGGACTCAAGTTGCTGAATTGATTTATCTTGTGCTCTGATGACtctttgactggaaaatatacagtgtagttacaatactattctggaattaaacaaaatcaactgTAATACAAATCCATAAATAACATACCCATTGTGCaccatgtagtaagaagtctgacaacaccaggttaaagtccaacaggtttatttggaatcacaagctttcagagcactgccccttcatcaggtgagaaggagcagcgctctgaaagctcgtaattccaaataaacccattggactttaaccaggtgttgtgagactggtgattgtcgagactgttctcttcctgttggggagcacttcagcggtcacgggcattcggcctctgatattcgggtaagcgttctccaaggcggccttcgcgacacacgacggcgcagagtcgctgagcagaaactgatagccaagttctgcacacacgaggacggcctcaaccgggatattgggttcatgtcacactatttgtaactcccacagttgcgtggacctgcagagtttcactggctgtcttgtctggagacaatacacatctttttagcctgtcttgatgctctctccactcacattgttttgtttcttaaagacttgattagttgtaagtattcgcattccaaccattattcatgtaaattgagtttgtgtctttatatgctctgtttgtgaacagaattcccactcacctgaagaaggggcttcgagctccgaaagcttgtgtggcttttgctaccaaataaacctgttggactttaaccaggtgttgttaaacttcttactgtgtttaccccagtccaacgccagcatctccacaccatataacaacaccagacatatcaaTGTTGTTACGATCCTCATGGTCACCTTATAATGAACAAATTCCCACAAATCCCAATCGAATAAACaaagacaatgtttcattttttaaaaattttactttaaaaattaatctaaaattaacatcactgaatcatgcattaagaaacagtatttgaatagacaggataaattacactttaaaaagctcagacaataaaaacaggttccacaaaatcacaaacatttccccctcagtatctttggctctaattccagttccagagaatttctctgtctcagtatttcccagggggagaaagaaagtgttttcctcacagatgttgtccagaggatgaagtttgagtctgtgtgtgaagtttgagtctgtggtgaagtttgagtctgtgtgtgaagtttgagtctgtggtgaagtttgagtctgtgtgtgaagtttgagtctgtgtgtgaagttggagtctgtggtgaagtttgagtctgtggtgaagtttgagtctgtggtgaagtttgagtctgtggtgaacttggagtctgtggtgaacttggagtctgtggtgaagtttgagtctgtgtgtgaagtttgagtctgtgtgtgaagtttgagtctgtgtgtgatttttgagtctgtgtgtgaagtttgagtctgtgtgtgaagtttgagtctgtgtgtgaagtttgagtctgtgtgtgaagtttgagtctgtggtgaagctacaaacagaagctgttctgtttcaaatcaaactgcgggacttggaagaaaatgatgggaagagattttgcaaagtcccctcccccactccctcagctggcagcccagcacgcaggcgcagagagcgctgctgagccgagctgttcggagcaggcgcagagaacgctgctgagccgagctgtccggagcaggcgcagagagcgctgctgagccgagttgtccggagcaggcgcagagagcgctgctgagccgagctgtccggagcaggcgcactgcggctgccgccagcggtcgcactcgatctctttttggagcagccGCTGCCgtcgagagaggggggagggggagatcaccgcgcGGCTTCGCGCTCTGGCCGGaaccgccagccggttgcctggaaaccttggctcgaggagatggcagggggcgggggaatcaatgggagggggcggggctcccatgtctgcgcgcccgggcctgcgcactggaactccAGGACGTCACATCGGTACAGACTTATTCTTATTGGCTAATTCAGGCTCGGTTCCATTGTGACGtctcaatgcggaagttggccaacgatgttcagagtgaaacttccgcctctggacaacatctgggaggaaatcaatgtttctccctttccatttcttttctcattctgggggaaattggggacttgcagcaactgaagggaaaggaagtgaatccagggagggtgcagactctgaaAACGTTACAGACGAACATCGGAATTTGGAGCAAGACTCGGCCCAGGTATCTTTTTCTTTCTCGctcaaagacattgacatcctttagcTCCCTCACTTTGAcactgaagacaatgggttcagtcttcccagtgtttatatgaaagaaatttctgttcttttagtactggatgtcagataagccaggatggtgtgtgagttggagaggaacttgaaggtgatggtgttcccatctatTTGCTACCCTGGTCCTTCTAGGTGGGTGGAGGTTGAAGGTTTGGGAAACTTTCTGTCAAAGTTCTAATTGAGTTGTCAATGTAcaaaatccctctccttcaccccgacttctcctacttctctctgtcttctctcagtGTCCAGAGTCTTGTCTCCAGACCgtgtggcagatttcctgccctgaaggatatcagtgaacccgctgggtttttatgacaatccagcagttttcatgATCACTTTTTCCGAGTGCCagccccacaaatgaccagattcattcagctcaatttcacaaactgcctttgtgtttttgtgggttctctctcacttccttttttctgttttaaatcaatttcacagggttttagaagaagaggatttgcagttgggaaactgaaaccaaatattATATCAAAACCTGATGGAGttagccaatttattgtaacctgaatatcattgtgttttgaacatggaaggaaatagcaccattcacagtgaagagaaactgtacacgtgttctgtgtgtggacaagactttaaccaatcatccagcctttcggaacataattgcagtcgcaacagggagaagctgtggaaatgtggggactgtgggaagggattcccagctggagattcatcggcgcagtcacagtggggagagaccattcacctgctcccagtgtgggaggggattcactcagtcaaacagcttacatatacaccagagaactcacactgacgagagaccattcaactgctcccagtgtgggaaaggattcactgcctcatcccatctgctgaaacatcggcgaatccacactggggaaaggccgttcacctgctcccagtgtgggaagggattcactcagtcttccaACCTCGcattacaccagcgaattcacactggggagaggccattcacttgctcccagtgtgggaagagatttgctcAGTCAGCCACCCTCTTcacacaccagcggattcacactgatgagagaccttttaaatgtccagactgtgggaaatgCTTTAAAAATTCTGTAAATCTGCActaccatcaacgtgttcacactgatgagaaaccattcaggtgctctcactgtgggactgggttcaagcaatcatctcaactcactgtacaccagcgcactcacactggggagagacccttcacctgctcccagCGTGGGAATGGATTTGCTCACTCATCCactttgctgacacaccagcgaattcacaccggggagaagccgttcacttgttccaagtgtggaaagggattcagtcagtcatccaatctgctgagacaccagcgagttcacaagtaactattgtgattggattttgctgttttcGTGTTCAGACTGAATCATGTACctttgggtctgtttctgctgaattgaaaagTGACTCCAGCTCTGTTATAGGTGTTGATATAATTGgtcttagaaggggaggatttggggtcaggaaaCTTGCACAAAACATCAGATCAGGATTGGATGGAATTGCACAATGTATTGTAACCTGAAcagcagagaattttgaacatggaaggaaatagCACCGTTTTAATTATCAAACAGTCGCGAGATTTGAGGAAGATTCCAGTAGATtgcaaagtagcaaatgtaactcctatattcaaaaaaaggagggaggcaaaacGGACACTAAAGACCACTTAATCTAAAACCTGATGTAGGGAAAATATTAAAGCTTTATTAAAGATATCATGAGCATGAGAAAAATTCAGACAAccagagagagtcagcacggtttgagaaagggaaatcatattcaacctatttattggagttctttgaaggagtcacatataCTTTGGATAAAGGGGGTCGGTTCGCTCAGTTGGCcgggtggctggtttgtgatgcacagcAACACCAACAGCACAGTTTCAATTCTCGTGCCAAccaagattattcatgaaggtgcCGTctcctcaatcttgcccctcacctgaggtgtggtgatccaagatgatgaaaggtgtggataaagcagacgtggaacggatgcttcctcttctggggcattctaggatgagaggtcatagccttaggataaggggcagcaaagttaaaacagagttgaggagaaactgcttctcccaaagggttatgaatctgtggaattcgctgtcccaaagggtggtggatgctgggacagtgagtaaatttgaggagttagacagatttttaattggtaatgggttgaagggttatggggagaaggcaggaaaatggggatgaggaggttatcagccatgatcgaatggtggaacagactcgattggccgaatggtctaattctgctcctatatcttattaatttatgatcctcaggttaagtgaccaccagtcagctctccctctcaagggGACATCTGGGAGATGGTGACTTTATATTATTGGATAATGGGGCAGCAAAGgtgaatgtactgtacttagatttccaaaatgcatttcataATCTGCCACATCAAAGCTTAATGTGGAAAATAGAATCTCTGTGTGGGGGTAATATGGCATGGAAAGAAGATTGGCGAGCTAACGGGAAACAGAGTTGGCACACATGGATCTTTATCTGGTTGACAGGATGTGACGAGTGATGTGCCAAAGCGATCAGAACTGGGACCTCTACTtttaacaatttatataaatgacttggatgcaagcatggtcgctaaatttgctgaggacacaaaggtagaaaagtaagttgtgaagaggatgtaaggaggctacaaagggatgtagataaGTTCAGctagtgggcaaagatttggcaaatggagtataacatgggCAAATGTGGAATTATCAATTTTGGCAGGAATTCCTgccaaatttaaaaaacacattaaatcgtgagaggttgcagagctctgagattcggagggatctgggtgcatgaatcacaaaaggctggaatgCAGGTACAGGAAGTAATGAGGAAAGTTAGTAGAAtgtcattgtttattgtgaggaaaTTGGTTACAAAAGGAGTGAGTTTATGTTTCAGTCagacaggacactggtgagaccacatctggagtgttgttaAAGTATTgaactccttatttaaggaaagatgtaaatgtattggcagcagttcagagaatgtctaccagactaataccagaaattggcaggttgtcttatgaggaaagattgagaatctgggcttgtatccactggagtttagaagagtaagaggggccttgattgaaaccttttaaGTTTCTGAGGGCTATTGACTGggttgatgtggaaaggatgtttttttttcttgcaggagaattttgaacaaggagacactgtttaaaaatgtgtttcaGACAGAGGTGGGGAGAAGTGTTGTCTCTCAGAGGATCatggatctttggaactctcttcctcaaaaggcagaggaagcagaatcttggaatattttgaagaagagcaagatgGTCTCCTGATTAACAAGGAGATGGAAGATTATTGGTGAGGGtagtgggcaggaatgtggggttgaggttacaatcagatcagccacgatcttattgaatggtggaacaggctcgaggggccgagtggcctctttctgttcctaATTATTAAGTTCGAATGAGTCTGTTTCCATTGCTGTTAATAAACAACAGTCCATTTATAGATGTTAATATTGTGGATAATAGTCAAATAAATTGACTTTGTTTTAAACACACGGCCTTTTTAATATCTGTAACACAGGTTCGTCCaatgattggccgtggtaaaattgaccttagtgtcagtggtAATAGCAGGGTcattaaatggggttacgggaatagggcccgggtgggattgtggtcggtgcagactggatgggctgaatggcctccttctgcactgtagggattctatgattctagtcttgTAATAGAATATTGTAACTATGTTAATATATTTCCAGGCATCGTTATTCCAATAGAGAAGGAGTCCATGTcaactctctgtagagcaatccagtcagaccCATTGCCCCTCCGTCTACTCATTCTCCTGCAAGATTATTTTCTTCAAGTGCgcatccaatttcattttgaaatctttaATTGCTTTCAATGCCACCAGATCCGTGGGCACCCAGTTCCAGATCATGATCACTCGCTGCACCCACTATATCTCCAACCAAGTAATGAGTGCTGCATATTACACACATTTGAACAGGAAGTGATGCGCATGGATTGGTTAACCAACATGAATTGGCACCtttaggagaattgggagggtgtatAGTGGGATACAGCAGGGTAAGAATAGTGGGGAAAAGTAAAGAATTTTCTGTAAAAACTGGAATTGTCTTTTCTGAATTTCTAAGTTGCACTGACAGTGATGAATTTTGGAAATTCgtgttacaggatatcagaagaggatttccagacagaaatctcaaaacaaACACTCATGGTGATCTGACAGATTAACTCCATTCATCGGAACCTGGAAAACATCAGCCTTTGGAATCTAcaaagagaaatatttgtctgttcttcTGCTTCAAGAGATTTCAACCATAAATGTGATTGGAAAAGTGTGGACGCACATAGATCGGAGTGAGagcgttccagtgaactgactgtggaaaaaaACTCCAACACATCTTGAAAAGACAGCACCAGTCACATTGGGGTGAGACCGTTCGGGTGTTTtgttgtggatgaggcttcagctGACTGTCAAACTGGGAGAGACAcatggacaccagcaccatggagaagccgtggaaatgtggagactgtggtaaaggattcaatttctCACAccaactggaaactcatcgatgtaatcacactggggagaggccgttcatttgcttggagtgtgggaagggatttgctcattcatcctccctgcagacacacaaacgagttcacacaggggagtggccattcacctgccccgagtgcgggaaaggattcaCAAGTTCATCCCACCTGgagacacacaagcgagttcacagcggggagaagccattcacctgctccgattgtgggaagggattcagtgaatcatccaacttgctgatgcaccagcgaggtcacaccggggagaaatggTTCACgtgttcagagtgtgggaagggattcactcagttatcccacctgcagacacacgagcgagttcacaccggggagaggccattcatctgccctgagtgtgggaaaggattcagtaattcatccaacctgcagaggcaccagcgaattcacaccagggagagaccgttcagctgctccgagtgtgggaagggattcactgattcatcctatctgctgatacatcagcgagttcacactggggagaggccgttcatctgccctGAGTGTGGGAAGCGTTTCCCTTATGCATCAAATCTGCAGAAACATCGACGattgcacactggggagagaccattcacctgcccaaATTGTGGgaaaacattcactcagtcatcccacctgcagacacatcagcgagttcacactggagagagaccattcacctgctctcagtgtgagaaaggattcagtaattcatccaacctgcggacacaccagcgagttcacactggggagagaccgttcacctgctctgactgtgggaaaggattcactaagtCATCGcaactgctgagacaccagcgagttcacaagtgatgacaggggttggattctgctgttattgtcagaggctacagaaggatatagataggctggaaatttgggcaaagaaatggcagatggagttcaatccggataaatgcgaagtgatgcattttggtaggactaacgtaggggggagctatacgataaatggcagaaccataaagggtgtagatacgcagagggacctgggtgtgcaagtccacagatccttgaaggtgacgtcacaggtggagaaggtggtgaagaaggcatatggcatgcttgcctttataggatggggcatagagtataacagttggggtctgatgttgcagttgtatagaacgttggttcggccacatttggaatactgcgtccagtttgtGGTGACTGTTGTAAAATGGAGGAAACTGCGGACCTGGGTAATCAAATTTAGTTTTAAAATTCAATCATTTTTATACCATATTCATTGCTATAAGTAGCAAGGTCAAGGAAGCCATTTTAAACTCAAAACATGTGGCTTCTAACAGTCTATTCACCTTCTGTCAGTTGGCGTTATTCGCTATAAATTGATTTTATATTAACAGCCAGTCATGAAACATATGATTATTCAGTAATGAACCTTGATTAAGATATCGTTCGTGACTCAGTGCAATAGACAACTATATCATAAAGGCTagatctttattttaaaatattaacacTGAATCACCTGAAATGTTTCCAGAAACCGCAGAGCCGGCAGAAATTGTTTAAAGGAAGAAATTATTCTCTAATTTTGATAAACTACAGGAAATCATATTCTTCCAAAGTCCAGCTGAAGAATAAGGTTCATTGTTCAGTCTGGTCAGGATTAGTAAGGAAGAAAGCTGTTGTCTTTCTACAAACTGTCTTTTTGAACTCGTCTATCTTGTAGTAACCAAGTTTATTATTTAAAGATTACTGTATTAATTAGCTAGCAGTCAGCAATAGATGATTGGAGAAGTAGTGAGATTTAATTGAGTTACAATTAATAAATCAATCAAGAATCAGTCGCTATttttaagtttatatattagtatcACATGTCGGCTTATAGTAAAAActgagttttatttgctgtaaaagtGTATAATCTGAATTGCTGTGGATGTGAAGAATGTGCACTGATGATAAATGTACTGGTAAGAGagaccttcaagctctgattTGTCTCAGAATTTGAAATTGTCTGAATACCtgattgtatagaatcagataaagggtTAGTATGAAACTGTGCAattgtattcctgtctaagataatgagaGAAGGTGGTGTCAGTAATTGGGGATCCGGTTAAATTAATCTGGTAACCAAATTGACCAAGTGTCATGTCACAATCAGCCCAACTCTGATGTCAGGTAATGGTCACTTTGGGGATAAAAGGGGCAGATGGGGTACTTGGGTTGGCATCTCATCCTAAAGGCAGCAGCTctaataatgcagcactccctcagtgctggcactTTGAATGTTGGCCTCAGGTCAATGGACTGGGATTTGAAAGAacaatcttctgattcagagtgtagatttgatttattatcgtcacatgtatgaacatacaatcaaaagtcttgtttcttgcacgctatacagacaaagcataccgttcatagagaaggaaatgagagagtgcagaatgtagtgttacagtcacagctagggtgtggagaaagatcaactttatgcagggcaagtccattcaaaagtctgatggcagcagggaagaagctgttcttgagtcagttggtatgtgacctcagacttttgtatctttttaccaacagaagaaggtggaagagcaaatgtccaggttgtgtggggtccttaattatgctggctgcttttccaaggcagcgggaaaagtagacagagtcaatgcatgggaggctggtttgtgtgatggactgggctttgttcatgacccttgttAGTTTCTTGTGCAAGAGTGTGATCCACTGTGCCGTGGCTGATACAGTAGACAATACAAAGTTAGAAAGGGAAAGTTATTCTTCACCTCCAGTGCCTCAATGTAAAAATAACAACCTCATACAAAAACAGGTATTGAATGCACAAATGTCAAAGAGTTTATTGAAAGCTACAATTTTCAGGTTCCCacttgagcctggggcacctttctgtctctactGCTTGTGTCAATGCCAGCCAGGCAACGGAGCTAAGAGCTGAATTTAactgagaataatggggcctgtgccccagttgggaaactgccctggacgtcgcactgatagagagacaggtaggtgctggaggactgactgggaaatgggcctccagccAATTGGGGCAGGAGACGGGGCGATTGGGGCAGATGGTGACGGAACCCCTGGGGTTCAGTCCATGTGCCCAAAGTGTGGAGTCACAGTAACAGGTGCAGAGGAGctggagagaaaccatttgggcccagagcattgtgaacatccttttaatcTATAGAATTGGGATTCGGGGTGTCCATTAACCCTTTATTCTCTTTTcctaaactctgaaatgattcccagtgataacccttattggtgacagtggttagattttattcagtatcaataagagctgacacagtctgatgtctgagcagtcgtatcaaagtgcagcagcattactattacactctgggtagaagcagcatctccatGTAAATACTccctggttgcctcccacagtgcaaagatgtacaggttaggcagattgaccaatgctaaattgccccgtaaatgtcccaggatgttatggttagggggattagtggggtaaatgcgtggggttatggggctagggcggggaggggtgtgtctggggaagatgctctgacagagagtcggtgcagactcgatgggccaaatggcctccttttgcatagtagggattctatgattaccataaTTACCACAATCAGTTCCAGACAGGAAACttaaacctgctgtttcactctcagtcaggaacagatcccagttttacaccaatctctgatttgacagTATGTTTCCAGCATTCAGTGTTGTTCTtactgactctaaacacagttgtaaaggagcctCTGTTCCGTGCCGaggagctctgaaccatggaagagaacagctgggacacatttcttacacacctcaggtttaacccacacatttagtcctcaatgtgatcaacagcagcaataacagagaACTCCAACCTCTGCACTcacttgtgaatttgctggtgtgtcagcaggttagaagattgagtgaatcccttcccacacatggagcaggtgaatggtctctccacagtgtgagtgcgctggtgtttcAATAGATGAGATgaacaagtaaatcttttctcacactcggagcaggtgaatggcctctctccgctgtgaactcgccggtgtgtcagCAGTGCGGCtgatcgagtgaatcctttctcacactcggagcaggtgaacagcctctctccagtgtgagtgcgtcgatGTCTCAGCAGATTATCACTGTTTTTAAAGCTCTCCTCACAGTCAGGACATTTAAAAGCTCTTGCATCagagtgagtgcgctggtgtctcaacaggttggatgaattaatgaaccccttcccacccatggagcaggtgaacggcctctccccagtgtgagtgcgctggtgtacagtgaattCAGATGAtttcctgaacccagtcccgcagtgagagcacctgaatggcctctggtcagtgtgaacacgttgatgggacatcaggtccccagaacttttatagcccttcccgcagtctgggcatttaaaaggtctcaggtcagtgtgaactcgctggtgttgcagcaggttggatgactctctgaatcccttcccacatatggagcaggtgaatggcctctccctagtgtgagtgcgctgatggATTTCCAGCTGGGACGGccatttgaatcccttcccacaatcctcacatttccacggtttctccatggtgccgatgtgtctctccaggttgttgATCAGTTGaaggctccacacacacacaacacgtgtacagtttctccccaaTGTAAATGGcgtgatgttttttcagggtgtgtaactggttaaagctctttccagccAGAACACCTTCActcgggtgtatgtgtgtgtgtctcggtgctttcccaatcacactgatgtttgaaatcttttcccacagacagaacagaaatcctttctccttccacattcacatCCCGATGCCTCAAATAGCTCCGTCAGATCTTGACGTGATGTTAGGTTTGAGTTTCCTCTCCTTCCAATATCCTGGAAAAGAAGTTTACAAATGTCATCACGGTaaatccaggatagaaattcagaacaggcaattccagtttctgtggaacatttttGTTCCCCATCCCACACAATCCCCCTGCGCAGAATCCAGTGAAGTGTCTTTCCTTCACTCCCAGTTTTCCCTCCCCCATTTCTCTGGCTGTGTTCAGATCTCCAGCTGCTGTTTGCAGAATAAGAATAAAATCAATcattt contains:
- the LOC144484172 gene encoding uncharacterized protein LOC144484172, translated to MEKPWKCGDCGKRYRAPSLLEAHRRSHTGERPFTCSQCEKGFIQLSTLRTHERVHTGERPFTCSQCGEGFTCSSNLRTHQRVYTGERPFNCSQCGKGFTCLSTLRTHQRVHTGERPFTCSQCGKGFTCSSNLRTHQRVHTGERPFTCSQCGKGFTCLSTLRTHQQVHTGERPFTCSQCGKGFTRLSNLQTHQRVHTGEKPFTCSQCGKGFTWLSNLQAHQRVHTGERPFTCSQCGKGFTQLSHLQRHQQVHTGERPFTCSQCGKGFTRLFHLQAHQRVHTGERPFTCSQCGEGFTQSSSLRAHQRVHTGERPFTCSQCGKGFRVSSRLLRHQRVHDGERPFTCSQCGRGFTQSNSLHIHQRTHTDERPFNCSQCGKGFTASSHLLKHRRIHTGERPFTCSQCGKGFTQSSNLALHQRIHTGERPFTCSQCGKRFAQSATLFTHQRIHTDERPFKCPDCGKCFKNSVNLHYHQRVHTDEKPFRCSHCGTGFKQSSQLTVHQRTHTGERPFTCSQRGNGFAHSSTLLTHQRIHTGEKPFTCSKCGKGFSQSSNLLRHQRSNWERHMDTSTMEKPWKCGDCGKGFNFSHQLETHRCNHTGERPFICLECGKGFAHSSSLQTHKRVHTGEWPFTCPECGKGFTSSSHLETHKRVHSGEKPFTCSDCGKGFSESSNLLMHQRGHTGEKWFTCSECGKGFTQLSHLQTHERVHTGERPFICPECGKGFSNSSNLQRHQRIHTRERPFSCSECGKGFTDSSYLLIHQRVHTGERPFICPECGKRFPYASNLQKHRRLHTGERPFTCPNCGKTFTQSSHLQTHQRVHTGERPFTCSQCEKGFSNSSNLRTHQRVHTGERPFTCSDCGKGFTKSSQLLRHQRVHK